The genomic stretch GGTTTTAGAGACcctttaagaaacaaacaatgctTTCACATGTGGCATTGACCCTCTGCATTTGCTGATGCCTCCAAGGGAACAAGACATGACTATAGTAGCAGGAGTCTCTGCCACTCAATGGAGACCTGGATGTTTAACGGCAAGTTAAACCAGGGTGTGTGATAGTGCTGGGCAGAAGAAAACTTGCACACGTGGTGCATGGAGAGAATGTGGGGGGTGTTTTTCTCCTAAGCCAGGTCTGGGCCCTCTCCTTCCATGAGTGAGTAAAGTTCAGTCCTCTGGGGACTGAAGATCTTGGGCCTGAGAGATCCCTAAAGGAGGTATAAATAGTCAGCTACccatttcctttttgtgtgtgtgggttttgaaaagattttatgtatccacttaaaggagagagagagagagagagagagagagagagagagctagcccaagcagggggaggatcagagggagaaggacaagccaGATTCTGCACACagcactgagcctgacatggtgctccatcccatgatgctgagatcatggcttgagtgAACATCAAGAGTAAGAGACTCAATGGATTGATCCACCCCTAGGTGCCCCatcctatttttgttttgaacATCATCTGCCTTTTACTTTTTCCATCTCAACGAGTTAAAAATCTTCAGGGTCCTAGAAAAGATAGGTAAGTAAGCTGACTTTTTCTCAgcaaagatgtagaaaaagacatcagggaaaaaaaggaaagggaaggaaaggaagaaaatcttagGAAACCGAAGGAGCTACTCAGTCTTCCTAGAACTTGATCGTCCCACATTTGTCTCAGCCCTGACCCCTGAGGAGAGGTGTGTGTCTGTAATTGGACTGCAGGGGCGATTGTAGTGGCTCTTTGGACTCTTTTACGAAATGAGTCATCTGCAAAgagcacaaatatttttttcctttaagaatatatttatgcAGTGGTTGTTTTTCTTTACTATGTGGCTCTGAATATTGGGCATAGGGGCAATGAATTTCTATTCCAGGTCCAGTAATAAGAATAAGGCTCAAGAGTTACACAAGTCTAGTAGTTAAAGACCATGTATAGGTGTGTATACATCAATCCATGCATGCATTTTTTCCATAGATTTCCTTGATATTCACCATATAGCAGGTGCTGGGCtcaacacagaggaagaagctgaagcTTAGAGATTTGGACTCCACTCCCTATGTGACAAAGTTGCTACCCTGGTGATCGGGCAAAACTAAAACTCCATTTCTAAGCCCACTGAGTTCAGCATGCTGAGCTACTTGCATCTTATAAAGCAAAAAGGACAGATTTGGGGTGAATATTATAGTTGATATCATGTGCCTAGTGTGAGAAAGTGAGTCTTGGCCTGTGTGTATACTCTAAAGCAGTTCAATGTCTGTCCAGTGGATCCTAAGCCTAAAGTCCAAAACACTGAACTTACTTCAAAGTAACAATGTTTTTGATCTTATTGATGGTAATTTTGGAAGTGTCCTAATTTCATCTGTTGCCTGGATAAAAATGTATGTGATTTATTTAGCAATCATCCTAAGATACTAACTTCAGAACTGGTTCACATCTGTCATTTATGTTTACTTTTGagtattttacagaagaaaactaAGCTTTAAATCAAGTAAGTTTTATTGGAAATGTAGACTATGACTTACTCAGCCTGTACATCTAATCTGTAGGTCCCATTCTGTCCCTGTAGCCACAATACTGCCTCTGTGCATATAGTCACGATTCAGTCAGACTAGGCCATTATGAATATTGTAAAGAAATACTTCAGTGAGCTCCGGAGCTGTAGGTTAGAGAGCTGCATGTGATACTGCTATGCCAAGAGGAAATcaagtaaaataaaccagatcACTGGTGTCCCAAAGGATCTGGAAAATATCTATAAATTGGTTGATTTTCTCTTCTACCTCCATTTCTGTGCTTTTCATCACTCATGTAgactcctccctccccatctctgatGTCCTTATGAAGCCCCGCTCACTCTACAACCCCTCCCCATAACTGTACCTGACTCACATAcatggttctggctcaggtcccGATCAAGTATACTGTATCTTTTCTCTCGCTCTCTGAAACCCTgctatcctttttaaaataaatttccaacaATTAATTTTACTTGTATGTTAAATGTTTAGACAATTAGCTTATGTAATCAAAGGAGATCCAGAGACTTATGCATCTCAACATTTTAGTGTAACACCTTAAAGAATTAAGTACCAACTTAAGGAAAGGTCTAATGGGATGATCATTTGAGTGTTATATATTCTAAGCTGTAATTTAATACATGGGGTCCAAAtgaccatagagaacaaactaatggttgcagAGGGATACGGGGGTAGGAAGATGGGTAAGATGAGTGAAAGGGAGTGGAAGATAGAagcttttctttttggaattaaTTAGTCcccagaataaaaagaaagtattgggaatatagtcagtggaaTTATAATGGCGTTGCATGGTGGCATATGAGATCTATCCATCTGGCATGTATAACAACATATAGACTTGTCCAATCATGGTGTGGTCCTCTTGAAACTAATGCAACCctgtatataaattattcttgaatggaaaaaaagaaaaagaaaaatggaatccaAATATTTCAATCATATGAAGTGTCagattatttaacatttaatgaaaaaaaatcaaagtggtCAGATTTTACTGTGCAGTGGTCCTGACACCTTGCAAACAAGAGGTGAATAACATCCCTTAAGTCCATGTTCCTCTTCAGTAAATGCATCGAGCTAGCTTTTATTGAAGAATGGGGACTGAGGGAGGATCGAAGCCACTTGTCATCCACTTCTTTCCTATCCATGCCTATTCCCTcgtttatatgtgtgtgtttatatgtatatacctcctcccccacacacatCCCACTTACATGTTGTATCTCCTAGTCTGTTTTTTGCTCCACAGCTCCCTGCTTTTATGCACATTCTTTTGGAACTCTAGAAAAAGAGCAACCAATAAATTACTCACCCTCCCTTTTAGTGAAGGACAGTGGATGCCTACTTCATAATGTGAAACATTAGTATTTGCTGCTGTGTGGGGAgttggaaataataaatatgttgtCCATTTTTCAATCAATGACCCAAAAGGGAAAGAATGTTTTTCCTCACCACATGCAGGACATATCCATTTAAGAATCTAACTGAACTCGATATTGCATAAACTTTAGGTTTTTAATGTTCAGCCTATAATTTTAAGAAACATGTTGATTAGCAGACAAGAATCAGTTAATTCATCTGTGGCTCCTCAATGCCCAGCATAGGCCTTAGCATCATTTCTATGGGCAATCAATGCTCAAGAGAGCCTCTGTGTATACATGGTCTGAAATCTATCTTGGTAAAACCGAATTCCCTCCCTCTTCAATAAGCAGTATGATCAATTTCACATGTATCTCTGTTACTCAGGGGTAGGATCAGTGAAAATTTTGATGACGTGTTTTTGTATAGGCAACATTTGATGGTGGTTAAGATCAGAGCTTTCACATTTTCCCTCTTTGGCTCTAATGGGACCTAAGTCAGGAAGCTGAAAGTCtgtgggaatctttttttttttttcatctgtgggAATAAGAACGATATTCACGTCAAGGATTATTGTTCAAGTCTTTTCAACAGGCTATTGTGAAGATTTAATGAGTTTAAATTTTGGGAGTACTAGACATATATTAAGCACTTATCAGATGGTaactatttttttcaagagatgttttaaaatttccatgtaATGAGTCTGAGTGCAATTTTAGGCTGGTTTATACACCTCACTGTCGTTCCACAGAGAAGAACATATTGGGGAAGAAATTCTGATGCTACATCAACCAGTGGTGCTCTTCAATTCTCAGTCTGCCCTGTGGTTTTTATTCAAGGTACTAGGTCCTGAATATGCTGCAGGAGATGGCCCCTTTCTCTTACAACCACACCAATACCCAGGATATGTGGTATGTCCTGATTGGAATCCCAGGGCTGGAGGATTCTCACCCCTGGATCTCCATCCCTATCTGTTCCATGTACGTGTTGGCTGTCATAGGCAACAGCTTCTTGATCTTCCTGATTGTGACTGAGCGCAGTCTCCACGAGcccatgtattttttcctttccatgctGGCCTCGGCAGATGTGCTGCTCTCCACAGCCACGGCCCCCAAGATGCTGGCCATCTTCTGGTTCCAGTCCATGGATATATCCTTCGGTAGCTGTGTATCCCAGATGTTCTTCATACATTTTATCTTTGCGACAGAATCTGCTATTCTCCTGGCCATGGCAtttgaccgctatgtggccatctgtcaCCCCCTGAGATACACCACCATCTTAACCTCCTCAGCCACTGGGAAGATTGGCATAGCAGCTGTGGTCAGGAGCCTTATCATCTGCCTTCCATTCATCTTCCTGGTTTACCGACTTAGGTACTGTGGGCGAAACATCATTCCCCACTCCTACTGTGAGCACATGGGCATTGCCAGATTGGCATGTGACAGTATCAAGGTCAACATCATCTATGGCCTGACTGTGGCCCTACTGTCTACAGGACTGGATATTGTGTTCATCATTATGTCGTACACCATGATCCTTTGCACAGTGTTTCAGATACCTTCCTGGGCTGCCAGATTCAAGGCCCTCAACACATGTGCTTCTCACATCTGTGTCATCCTTATGTTCTATGCCCCagcattcttttcattttttgcccATCGTTTTGGAGGTAAAACCATCCCTCACCACATCCACATCCTGGTAGCCAATCTCTATGTGGTTGTTCCCCCTATGCTAAACCCCATCATTTATGGGGTGAAGACCAAACAGTTTCAAGATCGAGTGATGTCGCTTTTCTCTCCCATCAGCACATGTTGTTAAAATGGAGATTGATGCTAAATGCTGCATCTCTCTGAATCAAACACATGCaccctcacatacacacacacacacataatatttGAATGAGGAATCAGAATGATTGAAATCCATAAAGAATCCTCAACACACTTAAAAGGACAGTAAATGCCAAAGATACCAATGCATAAATCACTTAAAGTCTTTGGAATACTAATGATATTCTCAATTCTAGACATGTTATCATCTTGCATtgtacttaattctttttttttttttgtacctaaTTGTTAAGCAAGTGTAAGataagtctgaaaaaaaaaaggaatatatatctTAGGATTGAATCCAGATGGAACTTTCTTGGGTATAGCTGGGAGGTGAGAATGGTGAGTTGCTGAGCTTTTGCCGGACATTTAGAATTCTGCTGAAATATAAAACTCTCCCACTGCAATCAGTAAACAATTGCCTAGTAGCATGAAGCCACTTAACTAAACTTATTTTTATCAGcacctttttctttaattaaattgTTAGTTTTAAAGTGAGATATTTTTGTATCCCTGATACACTCTACTCTATGGAATAGGTACAGAATATAGGTCTATTGTATGAACGCTTAATagtgaattaaaacaaataatgacTTTATCTTACATAAAATGTCTCTAATCACacgaaatataaatttttataagctTGTCTCCAAACTGtaccttaatttctttatttaagaaaatacttttatagtATCTCCTTCTTCAAGGCTTAACATGCTATGAGAATGTAAAATCTGAACTTATTTACATTTGATGTCAGCAAAAAGTGAACTTGGAGGTATTGCTTTGAACAATTGTAACCTTTCCAGGGTTAGTCTTTTTTCGTTGTCTCCTATTAAGTATATATCATGTATGTGTGGATATACACATTAATGTATATATGATGTAATATATGTGAATGAATGTGAAATGAAAGTCTTTTTCTTTGATCCTTGGATTCCTGAATAATCACCGTGGCTTGCAATAAATGATATATTCACTTGAATTTCAAAAAATCTATTTtagcagttaaaaaaaagtttgatgttAAAAATCCTTGTTTGCTTGTCCACACTAACTGTATAAAATTATCTGTTATGTAATTTTTGATTCTTGCCTGGTAAAATGGAATCATTCGAGAACCTTCTTTATTGGCttgataattaattaaaatatgtcatagaatatatttgatattttataaatataaattttattttgatgatgttGGTAATTTTTATGATCAGAGACACTCCAGAACCCAGCAAACTGAACCCAGCAAACTGAACCTAGCTCTAGTAACAATAGTTCATAGAAAAATGGTGGGAATGGGTCATAGTCATAGATATGGGAGTCACATAAACTGTGACAAAAGTTGCAGCACATAACTAGGAACTCTTTGACTCATATGGGTCaaaaaatgttctgttttcttctagtcatttataattttagatatttcatttagatttataatccatttcaagttaattgtTGCATAGGAaaatggttgtttttctttttcttttttggataatGATACCCAGTTGCTTCAGCAATATTTGTAGAGAGGACTATTCTTTCTCTGTTGAACAACTTTGATATTGTTTTTGAGAATCAATTGACCTCATATGTAGACATTAATTTCTTGACTCTGTATTCCGTATGATACATCAGTGACTTTGGCAATATGAGTCTCTTAATGACCGTAGCATTCTTAAAATACAAAGTGGGCAGGAAATTGGTGTAAGTTATTGTATTCTGCTAAAAACCTGGATTGTCAGATTGGTGTATGATACATAGTGAATACATATCAATATTTTTGGGGAAATTTTTGGGTGATAATCCTTTAAAGATGATTCATTAGCCTACTCCCCTcctaaaaaaaaagccaatattcagaaaaaaaggaaaacaaataggtATTGATCTATGTGTGAAGACATTTCCAGGGATTATGATAAAGTAGAAAAAGGTTGTTAGCCAAAATAAAATGGTCAGGACCATTTTTCacactatttgttttttattttttaatttaaattcaattatccaacatataatacatcattagtttcagatgtagtgttcaataatttataatttcgtataacatccagtgttcagAGCATCATGTGCcatccttaatgtccatcacccatttatCCCATCACCCCAGCAATTCTGATtctttcctataattaagagtctctcataattttcctctctctgatgacttcccttttagttttccctcccttGCTCTATTATCCTCTATGCTGTTTTTTATAatctatatatgagtgaaaccatatgataattgtctttctctgcttaATTATTTTGTTCAGCATAATACCTTTCAGTTCCATCAATATTGATGTAAATGTTAAgtgttcatcttttctgatggctgagtaatattccattgttaatATATATCACATCATCTTTGATCTGAAGAATTATCTTTCAAAGTATGTTCTACATCAACTGAAATTTGGATATGACTCGCTGATACTATATATCTGGAGCAGAATCAGGATATGTGCTGAAAATATTGTAAGAGTTGACATAATAACATTGATACTTAAGTTATTTTGAGAAGCTGCAATTGCCAATTACCAACAATAATGGATACTTTGAGGGTGAAAGGAACTTAGGATAGAATATTGGAAGGcaccaaatttaaataaaatcagtagaagagaagaagaggagggaaacaAAGTGATGCACCAGCCTAAATTGTTCTTTAGTGACTCAAGAATGGGCTCATGATTAGCTAACATGTGCCAGTCTGACTTCTGTTTCAATTTCATTCCACATGAATCAGTATCACTCTGTCTCCTTCACAAGTGTGCCCTTTTATCTTTATCTCATATTCTCCCTGAAATCCGCTGTGAATGCCTTCCTCGATCCTACTGAAAGTATTCGTCCCAAATTTGCCAGCATCTCAACATACCTCTTAAAGTTAGCAACATACAAAAAGTCTAGACTCCAGGTGAACCAAGTACTTCTTACGGTTAGCAACATACAAGAAGGTCTAGACTCCAGGTGAATCATGTCAAGGAGAGAAATAACAGGTGTGTAAGTATTTCTTGTAATTCATCACTTGTTATAATGATAAAAGGTATATGAATTCTTCCTCCCATATTTCTAAAGATTTGaaagcatatattatatattctttatacttGCATCAAGAGCAGACGGCATGATTCCTTCACATCTATGAGACATAAAACATCTGCATTCAGAGAGAAGAGTGGCAGAAAAGAGGAACtataaaagagaaatggagaaaaatgtcaCCAAGTGGCCAACAACATGCTCAAAGTTCAGTATGGTAGGGTTTAGAAATGTACCATATAACTTGTCATGTGGgattattattaaatttacagaaatagtttcaacaaaataaaaatcagaggaaTGCGAATGCAGGACGATGAGAGTAAATGTGTGATAAAGAGATGTGGatacagatttttctttccagaagtgCTTCAATGATAAAGGGTCATAAGGATATTTATAGAATTCATTGGCATAGTAACATACCCATATCTAAGTGTTCTTTAGATGTTTTTCCAAGTGAGAACAGCAGAAAAGGAACTGAACTCATAAAAGTATAACTAGTGTGCATTAATTTCTCTGCATTTACTctgtgaggaaagagaaaagagaagaacaatGAGATTCTGCAAGGTATAGAAATGATTTCAGAGATATTAGCTGTGAATGGACCCCGAAGTGACTTATTCTGAGCTGCTGGGCCGCCTGACCTGGGCTAGTGGCAAGGAAATCTCTCAGTCCATGCTCaaacttcctttttctccacattcacTATGGAAAGTGTTAATTGGTAGCCAGGAGCTTTCTTCTGTACTTTGAGCTCAATAAATTTGTTGCTGCCTCAGCATAAATGAGACCGACCTTGCTGTCAGTTTTGTTGGAGGATGAATTCAGCAACATGATCTCAGGCAGACTTACAGAATAGACTCAGATCTGTTTTAAAGGGggagaagaaaggcaagaaaattgTCCCACAGATGTCCATGTCCATATATTGGATATGGTCCCAGCAGCAAATAGATCAGAGTTCATGACATTGACAAGGGCTGTTACTGAGGGTGTAACAGGAGGCACTGCCCAGCACAAGATACTGGGGAATGAGACCAGAATCTCGAGAGAAAGACAGGTGGAGGAGAGATAAGCAAGGAGGGATAGTGCTATGAAGACTGATGACGGTCATTAGGTGTCTGGTAAGAACAGAACTGGTTCCCAATAACAAAGGGCAAGAATGTCTCACTATCTCTAAGTTTACCTCACAATGCTTCACTAGTGGATTTTCCTTCCCACCCATCCTTAACTCACATCCTCTCCCACCTGCCTTCTCACCATCTGTACCTATCAGGTAATGCTCACATGGCAGCTCCTTTCTCTTGACTAAGTCAGACAATGTGATTGTTACTAAAGGATTCCTATTCTAATTCTGATTGTctatgaggaagagaaaaatcaaccCTATGAGAAACAATCTGTGACCTATGGATGTGTAGAATAAGACACTGGAGAGCAAAGCTGTGGAAATTAAGGAATTAGCTGACTTACTAGTCTATCCTAAATACATGTTGGCTGATGCAGCCTTTCTTCATAAATGATCCTTCTGATTTAAGTCCTTTCCTTGAGTTGTAGCTGCATAAATCACAGCTGTTCTTGATCTACTAGCATATTTGGTGACATTGGTTATGTGGTTTGTTGATCATGAGCTTGCTGACATCAGGCAACACTGTTGGAGAGTTTAGGAAAAATGACATACCTGAACCATGTATTTTATAGGAAATGCTTTTCTATTGTATAACTTGAGAATTTCATGATTTTAgatatacagtttttaaaatcaatgatctTTATCAGAGAAGAACTCTCATTTGAGGACTAAGAGTCCAAGAGTTTAGAAAATCCAGTCATCAGTGAATTGTGGTGATCAAATTATCTTTAGTTGCTCTACAGCCCTCTCCTAAATCATTTCTGGTGTGCCGAGGTCTGCCATCTTTCCTCCCTTTGTAGGGCTTCTCACCATCTGTACCTGTCAGGTAATGCTCACATGGCAGctcctttccagcttctagattGGGTTCCCTTTTAAGGAACCTGTCTTTTTATCCctttattttctatcattctttatatctattttctattcatttttgatGCTTCACCTCCAAAATGATTGAAGTATTCAAATGAGAATCAATGAGACTAAAATTACCAATATTTTGCTAATGGTACCTCTAAATACTTTAAACCCTAGAAACTAACCTCTCTTCTGGCTAAGTTACCCAATACCAATATACTATAGTCAGCAAGAATGAGTCCTCTTCTTTCTACAGTGTGGCTCTGGATTTCCTTGCCTCC from Vulpes vulpes isolate BD-2025 chromosome 11, VulVul3, whole genome shotgun sequence encodes the following:
- the LOC112911776 gene encoding olfactory receptor 52Z1P-like yields the protein MLQEMAPFSYNHTNTQDMWYVLIGIPGLEDSHPWISIPICSMYVLAVIGNSFLIFLIVTERSLHEPMYFFLSMLASADVLLSTATAPKMLAIFWFQSMDISFGSCVSQMFFIHFIFATESAILLAMAFDRYVAICHPLRYTTILTSSATGKIGIAAVVRSLIICLPFIFLVYRLRYCGRNIIPHSYCEHMGIARLACDSIKVNIIYGLTVALLSTGLDIVFIIMSYTMILCTVFQIPSWAARFKALNTCASHICVILMFYAPAFFSFFAHRFGGKTIPHHIHILVANLYVVVPPMLNPIIYGVKTKQFQDRVMSLFSPISTCC